The Deinococcus yavapaiensis KR-236 DNA window TCGCGGCGAGCGAAGCGAGCGCCGGAACTTGCGTCTGCGTGAAGGTGACTTCGTGCAGGACGGGGTCGTAGGTTCCACCTGCCGGGCTGCTGACGTAGCCGAGTTCCGCCGGGAGTTCGTCGGTGACAACGACGTTCGTAATCGGGTTCGCGTTCGTGTTGCGAACGGTGATCGTGTACGTGTAGTTCTTGGCGGCCGAGCCGGTCGCGGGCAGCGTGACGTCGTCACGATTGGCGTTCGAGCCCGCCCACGTGATGACCGTAGGGCCGCTCTTAACGATGTCGAGGGCCGCCCCGAAGAGCGTACGCGTCGCGTTGTAGCTCTTGAGCGGGAACGCGTACGTCGTGTTACCGAAGTCTTGCGTGTACACATACGTCGCCGTGACGTTCGCGGCGATTTGGGCGCCCGGCAAGTTGTTGATGACGTTGAGGTCCGTGCTGTTCGTCACACCGAGCGTTACGCCGCTGCCGTCCACGTCCACGCAGTAGCCCGTGTTCGACGCACCGTTGAGATTGGTGTTGAAGGCGCCAGACGGAATGAACTGACCGGAGCTCGCGAAGTTCGAGAAATTACCCGTTCCGGTAGCGCTTACTGCGGTGTAGTCACAGCCACCGCTAAAGAAGTAGTTGGTGGTGTTGTTGAGTTGGTAGACGACGTAGCCAGTGCGAACGTCATCGATGATGCCGTCGTCGGTCGTGTCGCCCGGTTGTGCGACTTGCGGGAGTTTGCTACGGAAGGGCAGGGTCGGGACGAACAGTCCGTCCTGGGGCTGCTTTTGGTAGAAGGCCGTTTGCAGATACGCTTCGCGGTTTTCGGTCGGGCGGAACGCGGCGCGGCCGAGTTGGATGGTCGTGCCCGTGCGGCGACCGGTCGCTTGGAAGAGACCCGAGTCGTCGTCGCCGGCGCTGCCGTCAACGAAGTCGTTGTAGGCGTAGAGGTGGCTGATGTTCTGGAAGAACATCTTGAACTCGGTGAGCGCCGCGCCTGGCGTGACCGAACCGTCCGAGCCGACCGTCGCGCCCGAAACGACGAACTTGACGATGTCGCTGATCGTGCCCGTGATGGGGTCGTTGCTACCGCCGACCGGCTCGAGGCGACCGTTCGCCGCGTAGACCGTGAAGCGCGCGATTCCGTTGGCGTCTGTGACGATTTGGACCGGGCCACCCACGGCTTGCGTCTTCAGCGGCGTCGCTACGTTGTCATTAACGCGCACGTGCCCTGGGATGACCGTGGCCGAAGTGCCGCTCAGGGCGCTGTATTGCGGGTCGACGAACAACACGGCGTTGGCGATGGGGCCGTTGGCGCCCGTCACACGCGCTGTGACAAAAACGGACTCTTCGGTTTGGCTGGCGCCGATTTGAACGTTCTTGTTCGAGTTAACCTCGGGCACGAGGGGCAAGGCGACCCCTTCGGCGTCCGTGACCGACGAGAGGGTAATGCCGGTAATGACTTGACCGGGCGTGACGGTACGCGTGTAGTCGAACGCCGCGCTCGCCGTGCCGTTGGCGACCACCGTCACGCGACGCGTGGCGTTGGCTTGCGGGATCGTGAATTGCACGCCACCAGCGTTGACGGTCTGATCGACCACAACGTCATAGGTGCCAGCCGGAACGGGAATGACCGAGCCCGTGCCCGCCGTGCCTTGGAACACGGTGGTAGGGGTTGTACCCGTCGTGCGAATGGTGACGTTCGTGCTTGACACGCCAGTCAGAACGATTGCGATGTTCGCGTTGTTGACCGGGTTGTTTTGCTGTGCCGTGTAGACGATGTTTTGCGTCGTCGTCTGACCCGCCGTGATGGTGATGGGGTAAGACGTTTGCGCCGGAGCGTACGTCGTGCCGCCCGAGGCGACATTGGCTACCGTCAAGGTGTAGGTGCCCGGCGCAAGATTGGCCACCGGGGTACCGAGGGTAATCGTTTGGGGCTGCGAACCAGCGGACGTGGAGGTCAAAGTGCCGCTCACGGTCACGCCGGTCACGCCGGTGATGGTCGTAGCGAGCGTACCAGTAGTCGTGTTGTTTTGTTGACGAACGTAGTTGAGGGAGACCGTCGAGGACTGGCCGGCAACGACCGTAACGGTGTCCGTTCCCGTCTCACCGTTCGCACGAACGTACGTGACGCCACCGACGACGATTTGGGCCGGGAGAGTGAACGTGTACGATCCAGCGGGAACCGTAAACTGCTCGCCGTCGTCGACCGAACCGGTGATGCTGTTGGGAATGGTGGTAAAAGCGGAAACCGGAACCGAGACATTGTTCAGGTCGCCTTGGAAATCAACGGCGACAGTGCCGGTGCTCGGCGCCGTCGGGCCTTGCGAGCAGGCCGCGAGGGCCATTGCCGTAGTCAAGGCGATGCTAGCGAACTTCAAACTCTTCATGCATTCCTCCTGCGGAGTGATGGATACGACAACAGAGCGACGAATCGTACTTCGTGAGTGGTCTCTGGCAAGGGGCGCTCCTTCATGAAATTCCGTACCGTGACCTCATGGACTCCAATTCCTGTGAAGTGTGAGGCTCTTGACGGAGTATACGTTTCTGCAGAACGCGTGTCAACGAAATTTGCGCCCGCCCCACGGGCTTTTTCACTTTCGATTTCAAGCGTTTTCTGAGATACGTTTATTGACTTAGCGCACCGACTGCCATCACCTCCCACGATGACGTTCAAACCCTGTCTTGGGTCGTCCTCATCGAAGATCGTAGCACTAACCGTAATCTCATGGTGAGAATTCTGACGCCATCGTCAGATTCGGCTCAGGTACGTGCGGAAGCGCGCTCACATCACTTTAATCCTTCCTAAAGGATGAATGCAATTCTCTTAATTTCGTCCAACGTCCCTCGACTCGCGCCTCCCACCCTTCATTCGAAGGGGTGTACAAAGAGGTCTTCAAAGCTTCGGGCAAATACGTCTGGGCGAAGCTTCCCTCGGGATCGTCGAAGTAGTAGGCGTAGCCGCGCCCGTATCCCTGCGATTTCATCAAGTTCGTCGGAGCGTTGCGCAAGTGGGGCGGGACCGGCGCCGTCACCTCATGCACGGCCTTCAACGCTCGCCCCCAAGCCGTGTACACGGCGTTCGACTTCGGCGCGAGCGCCAAGTACACCACCGCCTGCGCGAGCGCGAGGTCACCTTCCGGACTGCCCAGAAACTCCACGGCCTCCTTGGCGGCGAGACTGAGGCGCAGCGCGGCCGGATCGGCGAGCCCGACGTCTTCGGTGGCCATGCGCACGACCCGTCTCGCGACGTACACCGGATCTGCCCCGCCCGCAATCATGCGCGCCAACCAGTAGAGCGCGCCGTCCACGTGAGAAGCTCTCACACTTTTGTGCAGGGCGGAAATGAGGTTGTAGAACTCCTCGCCTTCCTTGTCCATCGCGGGCGTATGACGCCCGAAGGCTTCGCGCGCCGCCTCGACCGTCACGGGACGAGCGATTTCCGCCGCCACCTCCAGCACGCCGAGCGCTCGCCGCGCGTCTCCGTCCGAGAGGCGAGCGATCAAGTCGAGAGCGTCCGGTTGCACCTCGACGCCTGGCAAGCCGCGCGCGTCCCCGAGGGCGCGCGTCAACAAGTTCCGAAGGTCCTCGCGCGTCAGCGGTTCGAGCACGAGGACGCGCGCGCGCGAGCGAAGCGCCGGATTCACCTCGAAGCTCGGGTTCTCGGTCGTGGCGCCGATCAACGTCAACAAGCCTCGCTCCACGTGCGGCAGCAGCGCGTCCTGCTGCGCTTTGTTGAAGCGATGAATCTCGTCGAGGAACAAAATCGTACGCTCGCCGCTCGGCGCGCGCCGCTGGGCTTCCTCGACCGCCGCGCGCACGTCCTTCACGCCCGCCGTCACGGCGCTGAGCGCCACGAAGTGCGCCCGAACGAGGTCGGCGACGAGCCGCGCGAGCGTCGTCTTGCCGACGCCGGGCGGACCCCAAAAGATCAACGAGGACAGGCGCCCTCCTTCCAGCATGCGGCGAAGCGGCTTGCCGGGTCCGAGAAGGTGTTGCTGGCCGACGATCTCGTCGAGGGTGCGAGGACGCATGCGTTCGGCGAGTGGCGCGGGCGGATCGAACAACGTCATGCCTCGATCCTAGGCTCGGCGAGCAACGCACGAAAGGGTCCCGGCGAGACGATTATCTTGAGGTCATGACGACGCGCGCCTCCTCGCTCGACCTCGGGTACTCGTTTTGCCCGAACGACACTTTCATCTTCTACGCCCTCGCACACGGCAAAGTTCCGTCTCCCCTTTCGGTGCGCGAGCGCCTCGAAGACGTCGAGACGCTCAACGCCTTCGCGCGCGAAGGTCGCCTTCCCATGACGAAGATCAGCTATCGCGCGTACTTCGACGTCATGGACGAGTACGTCGCGCTGCGAAGCGGCGGCGCCCTCGGTCGAGGCGTCGGCCCGCTCGTCGTGACGCACGAGCCGCTGACGTCGCTGAAGGGCAAGGTCGTCGCGTCGCCCGGCGCCCTGACCACGGCCGAGTTGCTGCTGCGGTCCTTCGAGCCGACCGTGAAGGTCGTGCGCATGCGTTACGACGAAGTCATGCCGAGCGTCGCTCGAGGCGACGTCGACGCGGGCCTCATCATCCACGAGTCGCGCTTCACGTACTCCTCGTACGGTTTGAGCAAGTTCTTGGACCTCGGCGCTTGGTGGGAAGGCGAGACGGGCCTGCCCCTGCCGCTCGGGGCGATCCTCGTGCGGCGCGACTTGCCGCGGGCGACGCAACTCGGCTTGCAGGAAGCCGTGCGGGCGTCCCTTCGCTACGCGTGGAACCATCCGGCCGAGCCGCGCGACTACATCCGCGCGCACGCTTTGGAGATGAGCGACGAGGTCATGCAGGCCCACATCGACCTCTACGTCAACGACTTTTCCATCGACGTCGGCGAGGAAGGCGAGCGCGCCGTGCGTGCCTTGCAACGACGGGCAATCGAAGCGGGCGTCACGAAGCCGAGCGACTTGCCGCTCTTCTTGGAGTGATCTTCAAGTCCATTCGCTGACGGGCACGGCGTCGCCGCCGTCGACCTCCACGCTCGTCACGTTGTACCGCCCGTCGAACACCACCGTCACCTCGCCACGATCAAAGTGATCGGACGACACGAAGACCTTTCGAAACACGTAGCCGCCTTCATCGCGCGTGCCGATGTTGGCGCTCTTCGTGAAACGAAGCTCCACGACGTCTCCGTGCCGCTTCGTTCTCAGGCGCAGGCGATACGTGTTCGGATCGTCCTGCTTGACGTAAGGACTCGCGGGCGGTTTGCGGCGAAAGAACATACGTGTAGAGTACGACCCGCCATCCGAGGAGAAAACCCCTCGCCCGCCTCGCGCTTTTTCGCAGGAAAGCTCAGACGCCCGGATCGCGAATCAGCTCGGCGAGCAGCCGAACGTGCCTCGGCCAGACGTCGAGGCGAACGTGCTCGTGCAACGCGTGCGCGCCGTCGCCGGGACTGCCGAGCCCGTCGAGGGTGGGCGCGAGGGGCGCCGTGAAGTTGCCGTCGCTTCCGCCGCCGACGAAGGCTTCGGAGACGTCGAAGCCGAGGGTAACGGCGACTTGCCGCGCCCGCTCGTACAACCGCGCCGTTCCGGGCGTACGTTCGAAGGGCGGACGGTTGAGGCCGCCGAGGACTTCGAGCGTCACGCGAGAATCGGCGGCCGTCATGCCGCGCACTTCGCGCTCCAAACGCTCCGCTTCGGCGAGGGTGGAGACGCGAACGTCCGTCCAGAACTCGGCGAGGTCGGGCACGACATTGACGGGACCACCACCTCCAATACGACCGGTGGAGAGCGTCGTGCCGAGGTCGGGCCGCGCGAAGCTCTCGACGCGGAGAAGCGAGCGGGCGGCCTCGGAAATCGCCGACGCGCCTTGCTGCGGCGCGTTGCCCGCGTGGGACGAAACGCCGTGC harbors:
- a CDS encoding 1,4-dihydroxy-6-naphthoate synthase → MTTRASSLDLGYSFCPNDTFIFYALAHGKVPSPLSVRERLEDVETLNAFAREGRLPMTKISYRAYFDVMDEYVALRSGGALGRGVGPLVVTHEPLTSLKGKVVASPGALTTAELLLRSFEPTVKVVRMRYDEVMPSVARGDVDAGLIIHESRFTYSSYGLSKFLDLGAWWEGETGLPLPLGAILVRRDLPRATQLGLQEAVRASLRYAWNHPAEPRDYIRAHALEMSDEVMQAHIDLYVNDFSIDVGEEGERAVRALQRRAIEAGVTKPSDLPLFLE
- a CDS encoding DUF11 domain-containing protein; its protein translation is MKSLKFASIALTTAMALAACSQGPTAPSTGTVAVDFQGDLNNVSVPVSAFTTIPNSITGSVDDGEQFTVPAGSYTFTLPAQIVVGGVTYVRANGETGTDTVTVVAGQSSTVSLNYVRQQNNTTTGTLATTITGVTGVTVSGTLTSTSAGSQPQTITLGTPVANLAPGTYTLTVANVASGGTTYAPAQTSYPITITAGQTTTQNIVYTAQQNNPVNNANIAIVLTGVSSTNVTIRTTGTTPTTVFQGTAGTGSVIPVPAGTYDVVVDQTVNAGGVQFTIPQANATRRVTVVANGTASAAFDYTRTVTPGQVITGITLSSVTDAEGVALPLVPEVNSNKNVQIGASQTEESVFVTARVTGANGPIANAVLFVDPQYSALSGTSATVIPGHVRVNDNVATPLKTQAVGGPVQIVTDANGIARFTVYAANGRLEPVGGSNDPITGTISDIVKFVVSGATVGSDGSVTPGAALTEFKMFFQNISHLYAYNDFVDGSAGDDDSGLFQATGRRTGTTIQLGRAAFRPTENREAYLQTAFYQKQPQDGLFVPTLPFRSKLPQVAQPGDTTDDGIIDDVRTGYVVYQLNNTTNYFFSGGCDYTAVSATGTGNFSNFASSGQFIPSGAFNTNLNGASNTGYCVDVDGSGVTLGVTNSTDLNVINNLPGAQIAANVTATYVYTQDFGNTTYAFPLKSYNATRTLFGAALDIVKSGPTVITWAGSNANRDDVTLPATGSAAKNYTYTITVRNTNANPITNVVVTDELPAELGYVSSPAGGTYDPVLHEVTFTQTQVPALASLAANDNAPGGADEVTLTVTVYPRHKPGYVWNDNNQDGVVDGLTGNGAFGDRRPILTREYNDPYQVTNSVVVTSAEAAEDRADFDINVVRPFIAIDKRQISPSGTLRLNDQVTYRITASNIDRATLGDSGYAALKSSPRTAADYLNEMTAYSARIVDSFGTQIDYVNSNLAPATGPITQNPGSVNLNDRTVTFDLGNLALGQTRTATTSFRANETGVFDDVNCVQLFANNLNQRINIPLAAGEIVRDAYPFYNVSPAAIGGLFTERLSQRVEPDSFSLPQTTRPGARRTVLNGAPNFLADCADVEVIAGPSFDTELSDNAPDAAGDVFTLTTGDADLINEFNPGDNYYKNIRSNPESSPLAEVFGNVNAEVFPIGGTFEYKIRHGNYGDGPATNVRITNALPRVATYSNMNVVLVNGVERTGTGTPVLADSLDLDGAGSGILSGAPGQVITVNVAADGSTQVNANFLNPGQELLFEYVVEGRVAGDDDARTTLDFEENTTGGPLLKAEPTTVRDNLPSTVAFFNVATAAADVDGTADSELDRPVASTTTFNITGAVDQFGLPFNGTVEVSSNNPAFDFTPATSALTTTQLVTLTNGTGSFSVTSLTPGSGQIYVNGSGAAAYNAVTNLINFRPVLTSTTIVDSNNATVAGSVSGGLNNFTGLTPTNTYTFTVQAYVDVDGVAGYSAANDYEILAADQVKLDAVLSVPAGYAQGEPVGLNLGNNFFAIPSSTVGTVTNSATSGKVTFTFRNTSNVSNIANDITFFPATSGNVVAPTQTEPTLRLFFNSTPIIIFPGF
- a CDS encoding replication-associated recombination protein A encodes the protein MTLFDPPAPLAERMRPRTLDEIVGQQHLLGPGKPLRRMLEGGRLSSLIFWGPPGVGKTTLARLVADLVRAHFVALSAVTAGVKDVRAAVEEAQRRAPSGERTILFLDEIHRFNKAQQDALLPHVERGLLTLIGATTENPSFEVNPALRSRARVLVLEPLTREDLRNLLTRALGDARGLPGVEVQPDALDLIARLSDGDARRALGVLEVAAEIARPVTVEAAREAFGRHTPAMDKEGEEFYNLISALHKSVRASHVDGALYWLARMIAGGADPVYVARRVVRMATEDVGLADPAALRLSLAAKEAVEFLGSPEGDLALAQAVVYLALAPKSNAVYTAWGRALKAVHEVTAPVPPHLRNAPTNLMKSQGYGRGYAYYFDDPEGSFAQTYLPEALKTSLYTPSNEGWEARVEGRWTKLRELHSSFRKD
- a CDS encoding M20 family metallopeptidase — encoded protein: MTQPDLTALLADLRLLTEIESPSGDARGIARVMDVVQGWLEELGAKTEHLVGDTRRFTIGDGDGGVLILAHADTVWPHGTLDRMPWRVEGDKVFGPGTYDMKGGIVGAVHALKLVRDRLSLPVEVLLTPDEEVGSLASREHIEAAARRARAVLVVEPPVAESHALKTGRKGVGMYHVRVHGVSSHAGNAPQQGASAISEAARSLLRVESFARPDLGTTLSTGRIGGGGPVNVVPDLAEFWTDVRVSTLAEAERLEREVRGMTAADSRVTLEVLGGLNRPPFERTPGTARLYERARQVAVTLGFDVSEAFVGGGSDGNFTAPLAPTLDGLGSPGDGAHALHEHVRLDVWPRHVRLLAELIRDPGV